In Gammaproteobacteria bacterium, one DNA window encodes the following:
- a CDS encoding biopolymer transporter ExbD: protein MEFEGRARIHSHLDIAPLIDIVFLLLVFFMLTSTFLVPEAIELELPESSSSNVSEITPITVALNQTGELTLNGEKIALDQLKTAIEPLLKQGSDAPITLKSDAHSEVQQLLSVMDEIRAAGGSNIALATTQK, encoded by the coding sequence ATGGAATTTGAAGGTCGTGCCCGTATCCACTCTCATCTTGATATTGCACCGCTGATTGATATTGTTTTCCTATTGCTGGTCTTTTTTATGTTGACGAGCACCTTTTTGGTGCCGGAAGCTATAGAGTTGGAGCTGCCTGAATCGAGCAGCTCGAATGTGAGTGAAATAACACCCATTACAGTCGCGTTGAATCAAACCGGTGAATTAACACTTAATGGAGAAAAAATTGCATTGGATCAGTTGAAAACAGCGATTGAACCCTTGCTAAAACAAGGTAGTGATGCGCCTATCACTCTGAAAAGTGATGCTCATAGCGAAGTGCAGCAATTACTCAGTGTCATGGATGAAATTCGCGCTGCAGGCGGTAGCAATATCGCGCTGGCTACAACGCAGAAATAG
- a CDS encoding energy transducer TonB, translating into MRIEGEGVLRILIDRSGQLQQVTLGQSTGNRLLDKAALEMARKANPFPAMPENDPRQSLEFVVPVEFVLH; encoded by the coding sequence ATGCGTATTGAAGGAGAGGGTGTATTGCGTATTTTGATCGACCGTTCGGGGCAGTTACAGCAAGTGACACTGGGTCAGTCAACGGGTAATCGGCTGCTCGATAAAGCTGCACTTGAGATGGCTAGAAAAGCTAATCCATTTCCCGCCATGCCTGAAAATGACCCTCGCCAATCACTGGAATTTGTTGTGCCTGTGGAGTTTGTGCTGCATTAA